Proteins encoded together in one Marinobacter sp. Arc7-DN-1 window:
- the gmtY gene encoding gamma-mobile-trio recombinase GmtY, producing the protein MIATKVTAKIAQDNSGVTTDIPVILTDEGVLESATDYVLSLHLNGLSLSTINKHIQSIILLIEFMDANEGMFDNPEELFSVFVRRLYSGTVGENGLDPSGLYWIPATTGTIARHISHLTNFTDWISEKGLGKPLNTLRTATRHEERIQYAAWFRRNQNDFLGHIKDKSINATVKRARSIKGRAPLAKTEDDAIAFPAGKFAPFYMHGLGGAQDPRVALRDKLILLLLHGAGFRRSEALLLWVTDVFEEPSDPDRAIVRIYNEVEGLAPQGWKTRRGIKTRKAYLQGEYGRAPRQEMQNTQHLGWKSKVPDHKDGYLEAYFFPQEFGRVFMSLWRQYLIYRASVGCHHPYAFISFDSRYLGNPYTYNAFNQNYAAGLRRIGLEPNKAEGLDPHGHRHNYGRRLTDAGIDPVIRKKCLHHKSLESQVVYTMPSSAKVSQALSQASQQLLLGAGASKTVASFDWKTLVEHGFDDIDPSGNFTGKNPRLGKHQ; encoded by the coding sequence ATGATTGCAACGAAAGTGACTGCCAAAATTGCTCAGGACAACAGCGGAGTTACCACTGATATCCCAGTCATTCTGACTGACGAAGGCGTTTTGGAATCGGCCACAGATTATGTGCTCAGCCTCCACCTCAATGGCCTCTCGCTTTCAACGATCAACAAGCATATCCAGTCGATCATACTGCTGATTGAATTCATGGATGCCAACGAAGGCATGTTCGATAACCCTGAGGAGCTGTTCTCGGTCTTTGTTAGAAGGTTATACAGCGGGACCGTCGGCGAAAATGGGCTGGACCCTTCTGGACTCTACTGGATACCGGCAACCACCGGCACGATAGCTCGACATATCAGTCACCTGACGAATTTCACCGACTGGATATCAGAAAAAGGCCTGGGTAAACCATTAAATACCCTACGAACGGCCACCCGCCATGAGGAACGTATTCAGTATGCCGCATGGTTCAGGCGGAATCAGAACGACTTTCTAGGACATATCAAAGACAAGTCCATCAATGCTACGGTAAAAAGAGCCCGCAGCATCAAAGGTAGAGCGCCTTTGGCAAAAACAGAAGATGACGCCATAGCCTTTCCTGCTGGCAAGTTTGCACCTTTTTACATGCATGGGCTGGGTGGCGCGCAAGACCCCCGCGTTGCCCTGAGAGACAAACTCATACTGCTCCTTCTGCATGGAGCTGGGTTCAGACGTAGCGAGGCGCTGCTGCTCTGGGTCACGGATGTGTTTGAAGAGCCCTCTGACCCTGATCGTGCAATTGTGAGGATTTACAACGAGGTGGAAGGTTTAGCGCCTCAAGGCTGGAAAACCCGTAGAGGAATAAAGACCCGCAAGGCCTACCTTCAAGGAGAGTATGGGCGTGCGCCACGCCAGGAGATGCAAAACACCCAGCATCTCGGTTGGAAGTCTAAGGTTCCTGATCACAAGGACGGCTACCTAGAGGCGTATTTCTTCCCACAGGAGTTTGGGCGGGTCTTCATGTCACTGTGGCGGCAATATCTGATTTACCGGGCATCCGTGGGGTGCCACCACCCTTATGCATTCATCAGCTTTGATTCCCGGTATTTGGGGAATCCTTATACTTACAATGCCTTTAACCAGAATTATGCGGCGGGGCTGAGAAGAATCGGCCTGGAACCAAATAAGGCTGAAGGCTTAGATCCCCATGGCCATCGGCATAACTATGGGCGAAGGCTGACTGATGCTGGAATCGATCCTGTCATACGAAAAAAGTGTCTGCATCACAAAAGCTTGGAATCCCAGGTAGTTTATACCATGCCATCAAGCGCCAAGGTCTCACAGGCGCTTTCCCAAGCATCGCAGCAACTTCTACTGGGTGCAGGTGCATCAAAAACCGTTGCATCTTTCGACTGGAAGACACTAGTGGAACACGGTTTTGACGATATTGATCCAAGCGGTAACTTCACGGGAAAAAACCCACGTTTAGGGAAACACCAATGA